The Erigeron canadensis isolate Cc75 chromosome 1, C_canadensis_v1, whole genome shotgun sequence genome segment ATATGCCACCTATaaagtaaatttaaattttattttagtaagtatattaaaataaataaataaaactaataaaactaaataaaataatgtgGTACCTGCAAAGTAACTGAGCGGCATCGGGAAAAACTTCATTGCATGCATTCACTAGTGCCATCTCCTTATCTATAACTATAACCCGTGGGAGCATGCACTCGTCTAGTGTCAGCTTTAGACAATCTAAGACCCATTTATAGTTAGCTGTCTTTTCGCTATGGATAAAAGCAAAAGCTATTGAAAATGTATTGCTGGTTGAAGTTACGCCAACAATCTCAACGAAAGGCATATTATAAGGGTTCGTTTTGTACGTGGCATCGATAATCAACACATGTGGAAATGCACGCCAAATATCAAATGATGTTGGATGAAcgaaaaataaattatccaacTCATTTGACTCAGTTGTTGTAAATTCGTATACATAATTGTCAGAATGCAATAGGGACATGAGAACCTGCATTTGAGATTTTCCACCATACTCAACCATGCGAATTTTATTGCGTGCGTTGTAAATAGTCCTGGGAGTAGACGCATTACTTAAATTTCGCTTCTTAAGTAGCGATAGAATATTACGTGGTGGCACATGCATCCTTGTTAAATCTGCAACACAATTAAATTCATCCGCGGAAAGTCGCTTTGCATATGGATGGCCCTCCATAAACAATATAGGTCGATGGTTGTGTTCATCACATATCACCCTTAAGATCCAACAATCATATTCATCTGAATATCTTCCTTCTAATTCGAATGGACAATTAGTTTTCCTGGTGCCAGTATCTTTACTTGAATCCTTATATTGATATTTGCCGCCACGTTGACATTTGAGTACAACCCTATACACGAAACCACAAGGTCTTGGATTTGACCTTTTTGTTACGATGACAACACCAATTGAGTATGCCAACTTTTGTACCCAATCGACTAATTCTTCATGAGATCCGAACACCTACAAACGAGTTATACGTgtcacttttaaattttgagaagtttaaaaataacaaaaattacattttaaataaaatataataaacttaaaaacagttattattataacaaatgcatttaataataaaaatttaatataaacatataaaaataatgataataaatgcatataataataataaatttacaaacaaaactaaaacataaaataataaaagttttttataaaagttatacctcATTAGTGACAAATTCAGGTGTTCTCATAAAAAAATCATCTTCACTGCTCGAGTCATATTCAGTAGAATCAGACATCtggaaaaaaaacaatataatataagttattgtaaaaattataagaatagtataattttataaaaataaagtttaacccttaaaaataattaataaaagtttaaccCCTAAAAAACGACTCTAAAAATGACATATCAAAAATGTGTCCATATTTAGAGTAAAAAATGGATGCTAAAAAATGAGTTTGACATAtcagtttactaaaaaaaagtaaaaaatgacgTATAAAATTATGTCCATATTTAGAGTAACATGACATATAAAAATCAATTTACTAAAAAATGagtttgacaaaaaaaaaaaaaatcagtttaCTAAAATGACGATTTAAAAAACAGTTTACAACCCTTCACACCTCCCAACCTTCCCATATCCCTTAAAAATAGATATTCCCCATTCTCAAAAAACATCCTCCATCCTCCATCTTTAATAAACCTGACGTCTCTCTTCCCTCCCCCCAAAAAACATCCTACTATTTCTTTTCCAATGGCCACCACCTTCTCTCTTCTCTAACCACTGCCGCCCCTCTTTTTAATCCTCCATCCGGCGGTTGGTGGTGATTAATTTTAGATTCATAAAGTGGCGGTTGGTCTTGGTTGTGGTTTAGATCTGAAAGCGGCggttgttggtggtggttgcTGAAGATGGCGGCGGTTTAGATCTGAAACGGGGTGGTTGCTGAAGATGGCGGCGGTTTAGATCTGAAACGGGGTGGTTGTTGAAGATGGCGGCGGTTTAGATCTGAAACAGGCagtggttggtggtggttgatgaaaGTGGCGGTGGTCGGTGGTGGTTGATGAAAGTGGCGGTGGTCGGTGGTGGTTGATGAAAGTGGCTGTGGATGGTGGTGGTCGTTGGTTTTTTAGAATTGATAGTGGCGGTTGGAGGTGGTCACAGGGGGCAACCAAtttttagtaagtttattacatatatgaatatatgtatttagataaatatatataaggatcAAGTTTATATCGTTGGGAATAGATGCTTGCCGGAATTTTCTGGCGGAATTTATGTTTCTTTACGTTTTCGCCGGAAAAAGTATGTTTGCCGAAATTTCGCCGGGAAATTTATGCTTGCCAGAATTGTTATTACTGTTAATTTGTTCTGTAGAAATGATAGTTGTAATTCATTATTTAtagtgtattttatttgttgGTTAATCTTTGTATTTACTTCTTTTTACTAACTGTATTGTATTGTTTGAAGatttcaattaaattaaatctctttttaacaaaattatgttttcaataaTTTGACTGAAGGGATTGAAATAAAACTTAGGCTgttaaaaattttgaagtcATCTCTCGTCTCAAACTGTATTTTATTGTTTCAagattgtaattatattttttaacaagtatatagaaaaataaattaaaaagataataaaatattttatgtttaataaaattgaaaaagttaAATAACCTGCCAAAGTAAAAGTTGTCagaaattatatttaaattgaaaaatgaattgACTTTTGGGTACAAATAACACCCCCCTTTCTGAATATCAATTCCTTTTTTGATTGACGGAATTTAGATAAAttttaaggaaaataataaatcttCCTTACCAAATAACctaataatttttctaaaatattagGAAGTTACACATGtgatatccactaattctctttcctaatcttgccccttaATTTTTCCAGATGGTATCATCTCATAGTCAGAAGATTATTAAACTATTTGGTTggtaataatttttaatttatttacatttgatcttttcttatttttatatactcgtataaaactaataataaagggcaaatacattaatttaaacacttttttgtttattgggttagaattaaaaaataattatactcAAGTGAATGAAAACGGTTTAGAATCACTTTAGTGGGGTGAGGCCCCGCACAAATAACtagattaaaaatattgtaaaactcattttcttctttaaacTCATTTATTATTAACTATATGGATATTACACCTCATAATTTtgatctgaataaaacaaaaggtctatttatttcaaatgagacccattttatttatttaagttacGGTGACGTCAATAGAAAACATGCAAAGTGTCGTGACGACGATAACTTGCAGCGTGAATATAATACATTGTTATATGTGAATTTTTGAATTGGTAGTTTGAGAGTTTTGAAATACAATTCCTATTTGTGAAACTCATATATAAAATGACCAGAAATCATGagataaaatttcaaaaattatgtttaaCAGATAATTTGGTATGGAAGTGATTAGTAGGACCGTAAAGAATCTCATAATCGATATAAAAACTGTGAAGTTCCTCACTCGATGATCTAACCCACAAGTGTAAAATAACAAGGTCAAAtatgcactagattggactagtattgcttataatataaatgcaagtatatataaagcaataaagacttaagcaataaataagtaaacaagtatgtaaatgatgaaacacaaatgtaattttcaagtttattttattattgatgttaaataaaatacaaggttgttgcggaaccaagatattacaaagtaagtatctaaacaaccttatgaactATAAGTGATCTATagttgctaaataaactccttgattgaaatacttaaatttgtgaagtataactgttaagatcgagagtatttggcCAAacacaccaaattgcaaaagtgatttggacgaagtaaatgacttggtatttataggcaaaaagaattaatatttaattctttttgtcgtacaaataaagtttcatacatttaaggatataatatttataccttaaatgtattgattaaagtacaaggataaagtcacattgatgtAACCTTTCAtactttaaccaaccacctttacacgcgtgtaagacTTTTAACAAGGGACAAATATATTATCCGGATAAAAGCGTGTAAgcaagtcaattcctcgtaatcagtgttcagacttgtaaggtctagaacactgacaaggactccagtcaggtgATCTGGTAAGACTATCAGTGGGCTCCGCCATTTGTCAGTCTTCT includes the following:
- the LOC122580325 gene encoding protein FAR1-RELATED SEQUENCE 5-like, yielding MALVLMSDSTEYDSSSEDDFFMRTPEFVTNEVFGSHEELVDWVQKLAYSIGVVIVTKRSNPRPCGFVYRVVLKCQRGGKYQYKDSSKDTGTRKTNCPFELEGRYSDEYDCWILRVICDEHNHRPILFMEGHPYAKRLSADEFNCVADLTRMHVPPRNILSLLKKRNLSNASTPRTIYNARNKIRMVEYGGKSQMQVLMSLLHSDNYVYEFTTTESNELDNLFFVHPTSFDIWRAFPHVLIIDATYKTNPYNMPFVEIVGVTSTSNTFSIAFAFIHSEKTANYKWVLDCLKLTLDECMLPRVIVIDKEMALVNACNEVFPDAAQLLCRWHIDQNIIGRCRQSFKSLHDWEEFFSLWKLLIKSTTLESYTHNYDKLESLLIN